In one Gopherus evgoodei ecotype Sinaloan lineage chromosome 1, rGopEvg1_v1.p, whole genome shotgun sequence genomic region, the following are encoded:
- the TPBGL gene encoding trophoblast glycoprotein-like yields the protein MAGRRPLGARALSLLRWLGMLLLPLLQAGQGCPGHCYCFATPELDQCSYVRLQEPPRDLPRGVRNLTIAGGNLTVLRRAAFAGNGSRPLGDLSRLLLPRDNIQAIEDRAFQGLAGLTALDLSHNPLRALARGAFRGCPRLRTLKLNQALLLLGEAPEEPLAGALRNLSLRRLELAGNGLRALPGAALPEGLEELDLRNNSLQGLSPEELARLDSAPLGRLQLYLGSNPLRCDCALRPLLGWMRNASWRVADARSLRCAAPRELSGLPVLRLRLEQLGCGARREPGPGGTDWEPRSEEAGEQKELETASYVFFGIVLALIGVIFLMVLYLNRRGIKRWLNNLREACRDQMEGYHYRYEQDTDPRRASASPSGL from the coding sequence ATGGCAGGGAGGCGGCCGCTGGGCGCCCGCGCCCTCTCCCTGCTCCGGtggctggggatgctgctgctgccgctgctccAGGCCGGGCAGGGCTGCCCGGGTCACTGCTACTGCTTCGCCACGCCGGAGCTGGACCAGTGCAGCTACGTGCGCCTGCAGGAGCCGCCGCGGGACCTGCCCCGCGGGGTGCGCAACCTCACCATCGCGGGCGGCAACCTGACGGTGCTGCGCCGGGCGGCCTTCGCCGGCAACGGGAGCCGGCCGCTGGGCGACCTGAGCCGGCTGCTGCTGCCCCGCGACAACATCCAGGCCATCGAGGATCGCGCCTTCCAGGGGCTGGCCGGCCTGACGGCGCTGGACCTCAGCCACAACCCGCTGCGCGCCCTGGCCCGCGGCGCCTTCCGCGGCTGCCCGCGGCTGCGCACCCTCAAGCTCAAccaggcgctgctgctgctgggcgagGCGCCCGAGGAGCCGCTGGCCGGCGCCCTGCGCAACCTGAGCCTGCGGCGGCTGGAGCTGGCGGGCAACGGGCTGAGGGCGCTGCCGGGCGCCGCGCTGccggaggggctggaggagctggatcTGCGGAACAACTCgctgcaggggctgagccccGAGGAGCTGGCCCGGTTGGACTCAGCCCCGCTGGGCAGGCTCCAGCTGTACCTGGGCTCCAACCCGCTGCGCTGTGACTGCGCCCTGCGCCCGCTGCTGGGCTGGATGCGCAACGCCAGTTGGAGGGTGGCGGACGCGCGCAGCCTGCGCTGCGCCGCCCCGCGGGAGCTGAGCGGTTTGCCGGTGCTGCGCCTCCGCCTGGAGCAGCTGGGCTGCGGGGCCAGGCGGGAGCCAGGGCCCGGGGGGACCGACTGGGAGCCGCGGTCCGAGGAGGCCGGCGAGCAGAAGGAGCTGGAGACCGCCTCCTACGTGTTCTTCGGCATCGTGCTGGCGCTGATCGGGGTGATCTTCCTCATGGTGCTGTACCTCAACCGCAGGGGCATCAAGCGCTGGCTCAACAACCTGCGGGAGGCCTGCCGGGACCAGATGGAGGGCTACCACTACCGCTACGAGCAGGACACCGACCCGCGCCGGGCCAGCGCCAGCCCCTCGGGGCTCTGA